The region ACCCGGGAGGTATATCGCTGCACCTGCCGGCAAACTGGTAACCCGTGTGATGGCGGTGTATGAGGACAATGTCATCGTGAATGCTTCCGTTTACAACAGTGATATGGATGCAATCCTGGTACCTGTAAAACTGCGTGTGGAAAATGAGGTCAGCAGTCATGAAGGAGAAGCCTATGTGATCAAGGGTTGTACACCCTGTTCAATGGATCTGTTCAGGTACCGTGTTTATCTCGAAAATAGGCCGCAAATTGGCGATCCTATTACATTCATAAATGCCGGGGCCTATAATTTCAGGTCTGACTTCTGCGATCTGGAAGAAATTATCACAGAAATAACTGATTGACTCACTCCACAAATACCATAGCAGCCACAACGGTTGTCCAGAGGCCGCTCTTGTCGCCTTTGGCGGTCTGGCAGATATGGGAGGTATTGATAATATGACCGCTGGCCCGGTAGAGCTGTTCCCTTTCCTGCCAGGCAGAATCTGCATCAAACTCAATGCCCAGGGTGGTTGCTAGCATTGTGGCAGCAATATCCTCTGCATACATCCCTGCGGTATCCTCATCCTCTCCGAAGGAATGATGTTCTGAAATGTATCCATAATTATCCTCATTCACAGGTACCGCGGTGCCTACTGCCGAGGCTACCAGACGATGAGCTTCATTGGTCTGGTTGCGGGCAAGTACGGAATAGACGATCTCTCCGGGACGGAGATATTCAAGACCCTCTTCCTTTGGAATTATCCTGCAACCCGGTGGAAGGATACTGGAAACACTCACAAGATTATATTTTTCAATACCCGCATCCCTTAACGCAAGTTCAAAGGAAGCCAGTTTATCCCGGTGGACACCTGTTCCCTTTGTGAGGAACGCCCTGGAAGGAATCATGGCTTTCCGATAGGGCCTTATTGATAAATAAATTTCGATGCCTACAGATATCCATTTAAAACATGAAACCTTTAGAATGGCACACAATCATAGATATTTTGGACAAAATCATTATCGGTGAACATAATGACAGAAATTACACACTGGGCAGATGTTGTTGCTGAAGAAACCCTGGAAAGGGGAAACACACACCTCGTTGCCACCGGTATCACCCCCTCCGGCCACATCCATGTAGGGAACATGCGGGAAGTTGTAACAGCCGATGCTGCATATCGCGCATTACTTGACAGGGATGCAAACGCAGAACTGATCTACATTGCAGACACCTACGACCCCTTGAGAAAGGTCTATCCGTTTTTGGATGAAAGTTATGAGGAACATGTGGGTAAGCCTCTCTCCGAGATCCCCTGCCCCTGCGGTGAATGCAAGAATTATGCTGACCATTTCCTGCAACCTTTCCTGAAGTCCCTGCACCGGCTGGGAATCAAGCCTGAAGTATACCTGGCAGATGAACTTTACAAATCCGGAAGGTATAACGAGGGCATCAAAACTGCCCTGAAAAAGAGAGATAAGA is a window of Methanohalophilus mahii DSM 5219 DNA encoding:
- a CDS encoding pyruvoyl-dependent arginine decarboxylase, with the protein product MIPSRAFLTKGTGVHRDKLASFELALRDAGIEKYNLVSVSSILPPGCRIIPKEEGLEYLRPGEIVYSVLARNQTNEAHRLVASAVGTAVPVNEDNYGYISEHHSFGEDEDTAGMYAEDIAATMLATTLGIEFDADSAWQEREQLYRASGHIINTSHICQTAKGDKSGLWTTVVAAMVFVE